In Rhodococcus pseudokoreensis, the DNA window GACCGGGCGAACGTCAGCGAATGAGGTTGCCGAGATCGACGGGGATCTGCGCCCCGGTGATGTACTTCGCTTCGTCGGAACACACCCAGGCGACGACGGCGGCGACGTCCTCCGGCTGGGTGATGGTGTACGGCAGCGTGTTCTGGTAGATCGAGCCGAGAGTCGACGCGTACTTCGCGATCAGCGGGTGCAGGTCGCGCATCTTCATGCCGGTGTCGACCCCCGCCGGGTGCACGGTGTTGACGCGGATGCGGTGCTCACCGAGTTCGTTCGCCATCGTCTTGGCCAGCCCGGTGATGCCGTGCTTGGTAGCGACGTAGTGCCCGGTGAACGGGGTGCCCTTCAACCCGGACACCGAACTGGTGAAGACGACGGCGCCGCCCTCGCCCTGTTCGATCAGGTACGGAATCGCCGCCTTCGCGGTGTGGAATGTTCCCGTGAGGTTGACGTCGACCGTCTCCTGCCACTGCTCGGCGGTGATCTCCCACGACAACGCCCCCGAGCAGATGCCCGCGTTCGCGATCACGACGTCGAGGCGGCCCAGGCGGTCGATGCCGTCGGCGAGGGCCCGCGAGAGGCCGTCGAAGTCGCGCACGTCGGCGGTGGCCGCGACGATCCGCCTGCCCGTCGACTCGACGAGCCGGACCGTCTCGGCCAGGTCGTCCCGGGTGGCGCCGGGATAGGGCGTGGACGCGAATTCGGTGCAGGCGTCGATCGCGATGACGTCGGCGCCCTCGGACGCGAACCGGACGGCCTCGGCGCGGCCCTGCCCGCGGGCGGCGCCGGTGACGAAGACGACCTTGTTCTCGAAACGCTGCGGTGACGTCACGTTCTGCTCCTGAGGGTCATCGTGGGCGGGGCACGCTCTTGTCGACGAACAGTCCCTCGACGGAGACGCACACCTGGCCGTCCGCGGTCCGGATGTCGCCGGCGGTGGTGATCTTGCGGCCGTCGACCGACATCAGCTTCCCGGTCAGGGTGAGCGGTTCGAACAGCGGCGTCGGGCGGTGGTAGCGGGTGCTCAACTGCGCTGTCATGCCCGCCTTTCCACCCCACGCGTTGGCGACGCCGAGGACGTGGTCGAGCAGGAGCGCGGACACTCCGCCGTGGACGTGCCCGGGCGGCCCCTGGTACGGG includes these proteins:
- a CDS encoding mycofactocin-coupled SDR family oxidoreductase, translating into MTSPQRFENKVVFVTGAARGQGRAEAVRFASEGADVIAIDACTEFASTPYPGATRDDLAETVRLVESTGRRIVAATADVRDFDGLSRALADGIDRLGRLDVVIANAGICSGALSWEITAEQWQETVDVNLTGTFHTAKAAIPYLIEQGEGGAVVFTSSVSGLKGTPFTGHYVATKHGITGLAKTMANELGEHRIRVNTVHPAGVDTGMKMRDLHPLIAKYASTLGSIYQNTLPYTITQPEDVAAVVAWVCSDEAKYITGAQIPVDLGNLIR